CACCACCGGGTGGGGATCGGCGACGGTGTCTGCGGGCACGGAGCCGGGTGACACCGTCGTCGTCCTCGGCACCGGAGGTGTCGGGATGAACGCGGTACAGGGGGCACGCGCGGCAGGTGCCAAGTACGTCGTCGGGGTCGATCCCCTTGAGTTCAAGCGTGATTCGGCCAAGATCTTCGGTGCGACGCATACCAGCCCGTCAGCCGAGGAGGCGATCGGCCTGGTGCGCGAACTCACCCGCGGTGTGATGGCCGACCGTGTCGTGCTGACCGCGGGCGTGGTCCACGTCGATCTGATCCCGTTGGCGATGATGCTGACCCGCAAGGGCGGCACCTGCGTGCTGACCGGCATCACACCGACCAGCGAAACGATGGTTCCACTGCAGCTTCAGGACATGGTGTTCTGGGGAAAACAGCTGAAGGGCGTTCCGTATGGCGGCATGAATCCGCGCACCGCCATGCCGATGCTGCTGTCGCTGTACGCGGCCGGTGCGTTGAAACTCGACGAGCTGGTGACGCGGCGCTATCGGCTCGACGAGATCAACGTCGCGATCGCCGATCTGCGCGAGGGCCGAAACATCCGCGGCATCATCGAATTTCCGAACGTCTAGTGGAGACGCCAATCGGCTCCGCGACGATCACAAACAAGGAAAGGGTAACACGATGAAATACCTTGTGCAGTGGAACTTCTTGGAACCATCATTGGTTCGGCCCGCGGCCCAACGTTTCCTCAAGACCGGCGCCAAACCACCGGACGGGGCAACCCAACTCGGTCGCTGGTTCGGCCTCAACGGCAAGGGATGTGCTGTGCTCGAAGCCTCCGACCCTAAGCCGGTCTTCGAGCTCATCTCGGAATGGCAAGAGTACATGCAGATCGAGGCCACACCGGTGCTCGAAGACGACGACGCCGGCGCCATCATCGGCAAGTTGTACGGGTAGATCAGCGTCCGCAGGGACGCTTGGAAAGGCGGGGGACGCGCGGGGCGTCCCCCGCTATTCGTTTGGCTTGGGCCTTGTCCGAAGTCACGAATCGTCGATTCTCTTCGGCGATTTCAGCGGCGCTTGATCCGCTGAACCACCGAATCACCGCATCGCGCGCTCGCCAGGCGCTCGGAACCGTGGCGCACCGTTCCGGGATTTTCCGCGATTTGCTGGGCAATTGGAGTGCCGCGCGCCTTGTCGACGACACTCCGTCATTGCGGTGCTAAATCGAGTTTGCTGGTCGGCGAATAGGGTAGATATTAAGGAAACAGCATGTGGTGCGGGCTCGCGCACCAACTCGAGGGGGTAGACACCATGCGAAGAGCGCTTCGGCAGGCATTCGTCGTGGCAGGGATCATGATCGCGGCGACGGCGGTGTCGGTGAGCCCCAGCTTGGCCGCCAGTGCCCCGCCTCAAACCGCTCCCGGCATCGCATCGATCCAGCCCGCCAACGGCGCGGTGGTGGGTGTCGCGCATCCGATCATCGTCACATTCACGGCGCCGGTCACCAACCGCGCCGCCGTCGAGCGGACCATCAAGATCATTTCTCCGAGTGACGCAGTCGGGCGGTTCGCCTGGGTCGACGACAACGTCGTGCAATGGACGCCGGAGCAGTACTGGGCCCCGCACACCACCGTCAAGGTTCAGGTGCACGGCTTGACGACTGGCTTCGAAACCGGTGACGTCGTGCGCGCGGTTGCCAGCATCTCCGCGCATACGTTCACCGTGAGCATCAACGACGAGGTGGTCCGCACGATGCCGGCGTCGATGGGTAAGCCGAGTCGTCCGACACCGATCGGCTCTTTCACCGCGCTGTCGAAAGAGCGGACGGTCACATTCGATTCGCGCACCATCGGCATCCCGCTCAGTTCGCCTGAGGGCTACTTGATCCAAGGACAGTACGCGGTCCGGGTGACCTGGAGCGGCGTCTACGTGCACTCGGCGCCATGGTCGGTCGACTCACAGGGGTATGCCAACGTCAGCCACGGTTGCATCAACCTCAGCCCGGACAACGCGGCTTGGTATTTCGACACCGTGCACATCGGCGACCCGATCATCGTGCAGGCCTGACACCCAGCCGGGACTTGCCAGATTGCCCACGACACTCGGCAGACTCACCGCCTACCCTCGACGTCATGGCCAACACACTGCAAGACCCCAAAGTTGCGACCGCGCTTGAGCGCATGTATGCCGAGAGCCAAGAGCAGGTGGCTCAGTTGCGGGATTGGCGTGATGAGTTGCAGCGACTATCTTCGGCGAGCGCGCAGGAGCGCGCTGACGCGTTCGGCGCGTTCTACATTCCGGTAACGCCCGACGCGGGCCGCTTGTTGTACATGCTGGTCAGAGCGGCTCAACCGACGACGATTGTCGAATTCGGCATGTCTTTCGGCATCTCTGCCATCCACTTGGCGTCGGCGGTGCATGACAACGGCGCCGGGCGGGTCATCACCACCGAACTCAGCACCGCCAAAATCGGCGCTGCCAGGAAGACATTCGCCGACATCGGGTTGGACGATTTGATCACTGTGCTCGAAGGGGACGCGCTGTCGACCCTGAGGACCGTGGCCGGGCCCGTCGACTTCGTGCTGCTCGACGGCTGGAAAGACATGTATCTGCCGGTCGTCAAGCTGCTCGAACCACAGCTGTCACCAGGTGCCCTGATCGTCGCCGACAATACCGAAATGGCCGACACGCAGCCGTACCTCGACTATGTGCGGAACACCGAAAATGGCTATGTCAGCGTCAACTTCCGCGCCCGCGAAGCCGACAGCATGGAAATCAGCTGCCGTGTCTGACGTTTGAGTTGCCAGATCAGCGGTGCCACCGGCAGCGCCACGCTGCCGGCCATCGCGGCACGACCCCTGCTCGGGTTGTGGCGGTTTCCCTGGCGGCGAGCCGGATCGGCAGGCCGTTATCGCAGCGATTCTTCGAGCCACGGCGTCAGCCACTGCACCCCTTCCGGGGTGAGGTGCACTCCGTCGCTGCGCACTTGGATACCGTCGACCTTGGCGGTGTAGACACCGTCGGGACACAACTTCCTATTCAGATCTAAGATCGATACATTCGGACGTTTTCCAATTGTGCGACGCAGCAACGTGTTCCATTGGTCGACCCGTTCAGGCTGGTCTTCTGGGTACAGGGTTCCATCCGGCTTTTCGCCGCGACGGCTGTAGGGCACGGTGGTCACTGCGACCCGAATCCCGTTGGTGCCGAGAGTATCCAGCGCTCGTTGCAGCTCACCGGCAAGATATGCGTCGAATGCCGGATCGCCGATATGAGTCCACCGTCCTTCGTTGACCCGGTCGACCGTTTCCCAGCGCCCGATGATCAGCAGTGCGACATCGGGCTGGTCAGCGGCGATTTGCGCGGACCATCTGCCGGGCCAGGCTTCGCATTCGGGTTTTTGGTCGAGCGTCTGGCCGAGATATCGATATGGCCCGCCGCGCACCAGGCTGCATCCGATGATGGTGTGATCGACGAAATGGAACCCCGGGGTCGCCGGAAGATAGTGCATCAACGTCCACGCGATCGAATCACCGAAAACCGACACGGTGAACGGCCGGTTGGGATTTCGCTGCGCCACGGGGCGAACCGGCATCGCGGCGACCGGCGGGGACGGGGTAACGGCGGCCACTTCAGATACTCCCGGTGGAAGGCTGCTCTCAAGCCCCGTATGGGGCGTTGTTCCGACCGGGACAATCAGCACCGTAGCCACGACAGCGGTACCGACTGTGGCCCCGGCCAGCGGCAACAACCGGACGCGGACCGGGCGCCACCGTCGAATAGGCTGTTCGACCAACCACCACGACGCGGCCGCCAGGGTAACTGTGACGAGGAACCGGACGGCGAACAACCGCCAGCCGGACCAGCCGGTGCGTTCCCCGTTGAGGACCAAAAAGATTGGCCAATGCCATAGGTAGATGCCGTAGGAGATGGCACCCAGCCACACCAACGGTCGCCAGGCCAGCACCCGGGCCATCGCTGTCCGCTGGTCGAGCGCCACCGGCGCGATCACCGCGACAGCGGCGATCGCCACCCCGGTCAGCAACCCGGTGCGGAATTCGCGCGCGCTGCCGGTCGCGTAGTGTGCCGCCAGCACCAACGCCGCCAGACCGGCGACCGGCAGAACGCGGGCGGTCCATCTGGCCCAGGGGGCCCGAACGGCAGACCGGCCACGGGTCAGCGCCGGCCAGTCGCGCACCAAGAGAACCGACGCCGCCGCGCCGGCCAACAGTGCCTGGGCGCGGGTATCGGTGCCGAAGTAGACCCGGTCGTGCGGGGCGTTTGACGACCAGGCGATCGCCGCGGCCGCCGAGCCGACCGCGCCCAGCGCGGCCACCACGAACACGATCAAGCGAACGCCGCTCAGGGTTGCCCACAGGCGGTAATGCCTGGCCCACATCGCCAGCGATACGGCGACCGCGATCAACACCAGCGGCCAGACGAAGTAGTACTGCTCCTCGACTCCCAACGACCAGGTGTGCCGCAGCGGTGACGGTGTGGCGCCCTGGGTGAAATAGTCCGTCTTTTCAGCGACGAATCTCCAGTTCGCCATCCAGACGAATGCGGCGATGGCGTCGTCGCGTAGCTCGGCGACGGACTCTTGCGGAAGCAGGTCGCGCCCGAGCGCCACGGTCAGAACCATCAGCACGAGCGCGGGCAGCAGCCGCCGGGCACGGCGAATCCAGAAGCCGGACAAATCGATCCGACCGGTGCGTGCCAGCTCGTCGAACAGCAGCGAGGTGATCAGAAATCCGCTGAGGACAAAGAAGATGTCGACGCCGATGAAGCCGCCGCCGAGACCGGGGATGCCGCCGTGCCCGGCGAGCACCAACGTGACCGCGATGGCGCGAAGCCCGTCCAGGGCGGGAATGCCGGGGCCAGGGCGGTGACGTGCAAGCTGTGGGACCGGAGCAACCCATCGGGGCCGTCGAGCGTAGCGAACCGGGGCAGGATAAGGCCTGGCCGGTTCAGTGTTCGCTCGCCGCGCGGCTCGGCTGGCCGGCCGGACCGCGGTGGTGTTGCTGCCGATACGTCGATGCACCTCCCCGTCGGATCATGGCAAGCTTAGCCGCGGCTGAGCACCATGAGCGGAAGACACGGCGGGGCAACAGCTACCCGGATGCGTAACCCAGGATCGCCTTGGTCTCCAGGTACTCGTGGAAGCCGAACTCGCTCCATTCGCGGCCGTTGCCGCTGCATTTGTAGCCACCGAACGGCGCGTTCATGTCGAAGGCATGGTTGATGGTCACCCAGCCGGCACGGATTCTGCTGGCGACTGCCCGCGCTTTGTCGAGGTCGGCTCCCGAAACATAGCCGGCCAGACCGTAGTCGGTGTCGTTGGCGATCTCGACGGCCTGGTCGATGTCGTCGTAGCCGAGTATGCACAGCACCGGCCCGAAGATCTCCTCGCGCGCGATGGTCATGGCGTTGGTGACGTCGGCGAAGACGGTGGGCTTGGCGTAGTAGCCGGTGGTCAGCCCGTCGGGCCGCCCTGGGCCGCCGGTGACCAGTGTGGCGCCCTCGTCGATGCCGGTCTGGATCAAGCGCTGCACTTTCTCGAACTGGGCCCGTGAGGCAAGCGGTCCGATGGCGCGGCTGTCGTCGGGGTCGCCGACCTTCACCTGTTCGGCGGTTTCGCGCGCAACCGCGACGGCTTCTGCCATGCGTGATTTCGGCACCAGCATGCGCGACGGCGCGTTGCAGCTCTGGCCGGTGTTGAGCATCATGTTGGCCACGCCGGCGCGGACACTGTTCTCGAATTCCGCATCGTCGAGCACGATGTTGGGGCTCTTGCCCCCGAGCTCCTGGGTGACCCGCTTCACCGTCGGCGCGGCCTTCGCCGCCACGTCGGTGCCGGCACGCGTCGAACCGGTAAACGACACCATGTCGATGCCGGGATGGCTGGACAGCGCCACCCCCACCCCCGCGCCGTCGCCGTTGACCAGGTTGTACACGCCGGCCGGCACGCCGGCGGCATCGAGGATCTCGGTGAAAATGTAGGCCGAGTAGGGGGCCACCTCTGACGGTTTCAAGATCATTGTGCAGCCGGTCGCCAGCGCCGGATACACCTTCACCGCGATCTGGTTGAGCGGCCAGTTCCACGGGGTGATCAGCCCGCATACCCCGATCGGCTCTTTGACCACCCGGGTAGCGCCGTGCTGTTCTTCGAACGCAAAATTCTTCAGCACGTCGATAGCGGTCATCAGGTGACCCAGGCCGAGCTGCACCTGGGGACCGGCGGCCAGCGACGGCGGAGCCCCCATCTCCTCGGTCACCGCTTCCGCGAGATCGTCGGCACGCCTTTGATATTCGGCCAGGATCGCTTGCATCAGCTCGAGTCGCTCTTCCCGGCTGCTCTGCGACCAGCTGGCGAAGGCGCGTCGCGCCGCGGTCACCGCGGCGTCCACGTCGTCGCCCGAGCCGAGCGAGATTCGGCCGCTGACCTGTTCGGTCGCGGGGTTTTCGACGTCGAAGGGCTGTGGCCGCACCGGATCGACCCACCGGCCGTCGATGTAGAACTTCAGATATTCGCGCATGACGCCATCCTCCTCTACTGGGTTCCTTCGGCGTACCAAGTTCTGAATTCTGCGTAGTTCGGCATCTCCTCCGAGTTGGCTTTGGGGTCGATCTCGACGTGCACGACCCCCGGCCGGCCGCTGGCGTAGGCACGTTTGATCGCCGGGCCGATGTCGTGCTCGTGCTCGACGTATTCGCCGTGGCAGCCCAGGCCTTCGGCGATTTTGTCGAAGCGCACGTTCTTGCTCCAGTGCACCCCGGGCTGCGGCGAGGGCTGGGGGAAAGTTCGCTTGTAGACACCGACTTCCAAACCCCACTGGTGGTCGACGCCCACGATGCACACCAGCGGCAGGTTCAGTCGTGCGGCGGTCTCTAATTCGGCGATGTGGAACAGGAACGACGAGTCGCTGGTGAGCAACATGACCGGTCGCTTGCCGCCGTCGGCCACCGAAGCGCCGACGGCATAGGGCAACCCGGTGCCGAGGTGGCCGAAGTTCTGGTTCCAGATGACGTCGCGCGGTTTGGCCTGCGAATAGGTCCACTGGAAGATGACCGTTGCACCGCCGTCGCGCACCAGAATGCCCTCGGACGGAAAAGCTTTAGTTGCCTCGACCACGAAACGCGCGGGATGGATGGGTATTTGGCCGCTGGGTGCGGTCTCAGCCAATTCAGCCAACTGGTCGGCGTCCTGCTTGACCCAGCGGGCCAGGTCGGCCGACGGTGAGCGGGGGCTGTCCCCGAGCGCGTCCACCAGCTGCGGCACGACCGCCCGCAGGTCTCCGACCAGCGCCACGTCCACCGGACGGTTCACCCCGATCGCCGTCGGATCCTGCTCGACGTAGATCCACTTGCGGATGGGGTCGTTTTGCGCCCAGTGGCGAGTCCTGCCGTAGTGGACCGGTTCGCCGAGTTCGGTGCCCAGCGCGACACACAGGTCGGAGGCGGTCACCGCCTCGACAGCCGCTGCCGAAAACCCGTAGGGGAAGGTGCGGTCCTCCAGACCCGGGATGTACGAGGTGCCGCCGGAGGTCTGGATCACCGGGCAGGCCATCAGCTCGGCGAGCGCCTTCACCGCAGTTTGGCTGCGCGACGTGTGTACGCCATGACCGACCAACAGGATCGGCGCCTTGGCGTCTTGGATCAGCCTGGCGGCCTGCGCGATTTCCCGCGCGCCCGCACCCTGGCCGACAAGGCGGTAGGTGCCGGGCGGCGGTGGTGCCGGCACCTCCAGTTCGTGCAGCAGCACATGCGCCGGGTATTCGATGTAAGCCGGGCCCGGGGTGCCCGACATCGCCCGGCGGATCGCCTCGTGAACGATTTCGTCGGTCTGGTCGGCGTATTCGATCGATGCGCTGTATTTCACCGACGGCTCCACCAGGGCCTCCTGGCGGACGAACTGGATACGCCCGCGCCGCACCCGTCGTTCGGTGATGCGCGCGCGTTGACCGCCGATGAAGATGACCGGCGAGTTCTCCACCTTGGCGCACATCATCGCTCCGGCCAGGTTGGCCACGCCGGGTCCGAGCGTCCCGATGCACAGGCCCGGCCTGCCCGTCATGCGTGCGGCCGCGTCGGCCATGAAGCCCGCGCTCTCCTCGTGATGCGGGGCCACCACCGCCCAGCCGCGTCGGTCGGCTTCCAGGAACATGTGCACGAAATTCGGGTCGGGGATACCGAACAGGGTGTTGACACCCTCGGCCTCGAACAGGTCCAGAATGCGTTGGTAGACAGGCACACCCATGCTCAGCGCTCCTTTCCGTGCCGAGCAGACGCAAAAGCCCCGTTTTCGACGGCGTGTCGGGTGCTTTGGCGTCTGCTCGCGCTGATTTCCTCGAGCACCTCGGCGGTATGGGCCCCCAACTCCGGGGCCGGCCCGGCGACCCGGCCCGGGGTGTGCGAAAACCAGGTCGGCACACCGGGAAACCGCATCCGCCCGTGCGGGCTATCCACCGTCTCGAACAGCCCGACGGCATTTAGGTGCGGGTCGTCGAACAGCCCGTCGGGTGTGCGGATTGGCGCCGCGGGTATCTCCAGCTTGCGAAACAGCGTCAGCCATTCCGCGGTGGTGCGCTCCCGCATCGTCTGGGCCACCAGGCCGTACACCGTGTCGATCTGGCGGGCCCGCTGCTCGAGCGTGGCGTACCGGTCGCAGGCCCATGGCGGCTGCACGGCGTCGATGAACGCCGACCAATGCTTGTCGGTGTAGATCAGCGCCGAAATGTAGCCGTCGCTGGTCTGGTAGGGGCGGCGGTTGGGGGCCAGCGCGCGCGGATAGCCGGCCGGTCCAAGCGGGGGCTCGAAGATCGCGCCGTTGGCGTGTTCGACCAGCATGAACGACGCCATGGTTTCGAACATCGCCACCTCCACCTCTTGGCCCTCCCCCGTGCGCTCGCGGTGGAACAACGCCATCATGGTGGCGTAGAGCGCCGTCAGGCCGGCGACCTTGTCGGCCATGATTGTGCCGACATAGCTGGCCTCGCCGGTCAGCATCTGCTGGACGGCCGGCAGCCCGCATTCTGCCTGGATGGTGTCGTCGTAGGCGGGCAGATCCCGGTCCGGGCCGCGGCGGCCGTAGCCGTAGCAGTTGGTGTAGACGATCGCCGGGTTGATGGCGGCGACTTCGTCATATGCGAAGCCGAGCTTGCCGATCGCCTTGGCCCGCATCGAATGAATGAACACATCTGCTGTTTCGATGAGTGCCCGCAGCGCGGATTTGCCGTTGTCCGAGCGCAAGTCGAGTACGATGCTGCGCTTGCCGCGGTTGACGTTCGCGAATACCCCGCTCATGCCCGGCGCGGGCCCCACCGTGACGTAACGCGTGACGTCGCCCTCCGGTGGTTCGACCTTGAGCACGTCGGCGCCCATGTCGGCCATGATCTGGGTGCAGTACGGCCCCATCACCATCGCGGTGAGGTCGACCACCCGCACGCCGGCCAGCGGACCTGTGCCGGGCCTAGCCATGAGGCGCTCCTTCCCGTGTTTGTCGCCGGGCCATCCGGAAGCTGTAGTCGATGTGGTCGGCATGGCCGTGGGGCAGCACGGGAAACATCACCGGCGTCGATGCATCCCGGATCGCGTCGATTTGCTCGCCGACCGTCTCGACCGACCATGAATCGCGGCACACGCCAGGAGTTTCGGCGACGGCGACCCGCGCAATCCGGCCAGCGATCGCGACCAGCATCTCACCGCTGATCGAACAGGCTTCGTGGGCGAGCCAACCGACAGCGGGCGCCACCAACTCCGGGCCCCACGGGGGGTAGCCAGAGGTGTCGCGGCCCTGCGCCATTCTGGTCTCGGCCGCAGGCACGATCACGTTGCACTTCACGTTGTGCGCGCCGCCCTCGAGCGCCACCACATTGGACAGCCCGATCACCCCGGCCTTGGCGGCCGCGTAGTTGGCGACGCCGTGGTTGCCGTACAGCCCTCCGATCGATGACGTCAGCACGATGCGGCCGTACCCTGCCGCGCACATGTGCGGAAACGCCGGCCGCACAACATGAAACGCACCACGCAGGTGGACATCGAGGACCGCGTCGAAGTCCTCGTAGCTCATCTGCTGCAACGAACGGCTGCGGACGATGCCGGCGTTGTGTATGAGGATGTCCAGTCGCCCGTAGCGCTCAAACGCCGCCGCGATGATCGCCGCGCCACCGGTCGGGGTCGCCACCGACTCGGTGCACGCGATCGCCTCACCACCCGCCGACTTGATTTCTCGCACTACTTCGTTCGCGGGAGCCGCGTCGGTGCCGTCGCCGGTGAGGGCACCACCGGGATCGTTGACGACGACGTTCGCCCCCCGCGAGGCGAGCAACCGTGCGTAGGCGCGTCCCAGACCCCGGCCGGCGCCGGTTATCACTGCGACTTGATCGTCGAATCTGAGCTCAGGCATCTAGATTCCGAGTTCGAGGCCGTCGAGATCGCCTTGGGCGCGCCATTTCTCGAGCAATTCGCCGAAGGCGTAGAAACCCGGCCCGTAGGGCTCGCCGAGGTGGGTGCGGATGCCTTCGCCGCCACCACCGCCTTCGTTGTTGTAGTAGCCCGGGGTGCAGGTCTGGTCGAATGCCGAAGTGTCGACCGCGGTTTCGCGGATGGTCCTGATCCACTCCTCCTGGGCCCGCTGGCTGGGCTCGACGGTGACGACGCCGCGTTTGTGAGCTTCGGCGATGATGTAGGCGATGTGCTCGGCCTGCTGCTCGAGCATCGCGGTGGTGTTGGCGGCCACGCCGCCCTGGATGAAGCCGGTGTGGAACTGGTTGGGAAACCCTCGGGTCGTCATGCCGTGCAGCGTTTTGTAGCCGTCTCGCCAGTAGTCGAACAGCGACAGCCCGTCGCGGCCCTCGATCGTGTCGATGGCGTAGCGGCGGCTGATCTCCGTGGTGATCTCGAATCCGCTGGCGTAGATGATGCAGTCGACTTCGTATGCGACACCGCCGGCGAGGACCGCCGTTTCGGTGATCCGTTCTACGCCCTTCGACTCCGCTACGTCGACCAGCGTGACGTTGGGCCGGTTGAATGTGGTCAGGTATTCGTCGTTGGAACAGGGTCGCTTGCACAGGAACCGGTAGTAGGGTTTGAGCGCTTCTGCGGTCCGCTTGTCCTCGACGATGCTGTCGATGCGGCGGCGAAGACGCTCCATGACCTTGTAGTCTTCTTCCTCCCGGATCGCCATGATCTGCTCCACGGTCAGCGACGCGGGATCGTCCATGGCCGCGATCCGTGCGGTCATGTTGCGGCCCAGTTCGGTCCAGAAGTCGCAGACCAGGTCCGGTTGGTCGAACACCACCCCTTCGAACGGGCTCCAGCGGTGGAAATTGCGCTGCCGCTCCTTCTGCCACCCCGGCTTGAGCGTTTTGACCCATTCGGGATCGGTGGGTGTGTTCCCACGCGAGTCGACCGACGACGGCGTGCGCTGGAATACGTACAGGT
This Mycobacterium xenopi DNA region includes the following protein-coding sequences:
- a CDS encoding NDMA-dependent alcohol dehydrogenase; the protein is MLRGVGHDWEICDIDLDPPRHGEVLVRIAVAGICHSDDHFATGDMVPTPEMVATLAANGLPAPDWFPLLGGHEGAGVIEEVGPGVTALKPGDRVAMSFIPACGKCRWCVNGQSYLCDTGASLLTKEMPTDGTPRRHLGDDDLMAFAQLGTFSEYAVVAENSAVKIDDSIPFHAASLVACGVTTGWGSATVSAGTEPGDTVVVLGTGGVGMNAVQGARAAGAKYVVGVDPLEFKRDSAKIFGATHTSPSAEEAIGLVRELTRGVMADRVVLTAGVVHVDLIPLAMMLTRKGGTCVLTGITPTSETMVPLQLQDMVFWGKQLKGVPYGGMNPRTAMPMLLSLYAAGALKLDELVTRRYRLDEINVAIADLREGRNIRGIIEFPNV
- a CDS encoding O-methyltransferase, translating into MANTLQDPKVATALERMYAESQEQVAQLRDWRDELQRLSSASAQERADAFGAFYIPVTPDAGRLLYMLVRAAQPTTIVEFGMSFGISAIHLASAVHDNGAGRVITTELSTAKIGAARKTFADIGLDDLITVLEGDALSTLRTVAGPVDFVLLDGWKDMYLPVVKLLEPQLSPGALIVADNTEMADTQPYLDYVRNTENGYVSVNFRAREADSMEISCRV
- a CDS encoding thiamine pyrophosphate-binding protein, coding for MGVPVYQRILDLFEAEGVNTLFGIPDPNFVHMFLEADRRGWAVVAPHHEESAGFMADAAARMTGRPGLCIGTLGPGVANLAGAMMCAKVENSPVIFIGGQRARITERRVRRGRIQFVRQEALVEPSVKYSASIEYADQTDEIVHEAIRRAMSGTPGPAYIEYPAHVLLHELEVPAPPPPGTYRLVGQGAGAREIAQAARLIQDAKAPILLVGHGVHTSRSQTAVKALAELMACPVIQTSGGTSYIPGLEDRTFPYGFSAAAVEAVTASDLCVALGTELGEPVHYGRTRHWAQNDPIRKWIYVEQDPTAIGVNRPVDVALVGDLRAVVPQLVDALGDSPRSPSADLARWVKQDADQLAELAETAPSGQIPIHPARFVVEATKAFPSEGILVRDGGATVIFQWTYSQAKPRDVIWNQNFGHLGTGLPYAVGASVADGGKRPVMLLTSDSSFLFHIAELETAARLNLPLVCIVGVDHQWGLEVGVYKRTFPQPSPQPGVHWSKNVRFDKIAEGLGCHGEYVEHEHDIGPAIKRAYASGRPGVVHVEIDPKANSEEMPNYAEFRTWYAEGTQ
- a CDS encoding CaiB/BaiF CoA transferase family protein; the protein is MAGVRVVDLTAMVMGPYCTQIMADMGADVLKVEPPEGDVTRYVTVGPAPGMSGVFANVNRGKRSIVLDLRSDNGKSALRALIETADVFIHSMRAKAIGKLGFAYDEVAAINPAIVYTNCYGYGRRGPDRDLPAYDDTIQAECGLPAVQQMLTGEASYVGTIMADKVAGLTALYATMMALFHRERTGEGQEVEVAMFETMASFMLVEHANGAIFEPPLGPAGYPRALAPNRRPYQTSDGYISALIYTDKHWSAFIDAVQPPWACDRYATLEQRARQIDTVYGLVAQTMRERTTAEWLTLFRKLEIPAAPIRTPDGLFDDPHLNAVGLFETVDSPHGRMRFPGVPTWFSHTPGRVAGPAPELGAHTAEVLEEISASRRQSTRHAVENGAFASARHGKER
- a CDS encoding flavin-containing monooxygenase, which codes for MTTPDCEQPTRTPDDIDIDALREKYRQEREKRLRPEGSKQYLELTGELAKFYEIDPYSPPVVRDPISEDIYVAVLGGGIAGLLAGAYLKKAGVDDVHVIEMGGDFGGVWYWNRFPGIQCDNDSYCYMPLLEELDYIPTKKYADGAEIREHCQRIGKHFGLYDSAIFSTEVRALRWDETIKRWRISTNRGDDIRARFVVMTNGSFNRPKLPGIPGIQDFTGHQFHSSRWDYEYTGGDSSGGLHKLADKRVALIGTGASGIQIVPFLGRYAKHLYVFQRTPSSVDSRGNTPTDPEWVKTLKPGWQKERQRNFHRWSPFEGVVFDQPDLVCDFWTELGRNMTARIAAMDDPASLTVEQIMAIREEEDYKVMERLRRRIDSIVEDKRTAEALKPYYRFLCKRPCSNDEYLTTFNRPNVTLVDVAESKGVERITETAVLAGGVAYEVDCIIYASGFEITTEISRRYAIDTIEGRDGLSLFDYWRDGYKTLHGMTTRGFPNQFHTGFIQGGVAANTTAMLEQQAEHIAYIIAEAHKRGVVTVEPSQRAQEEWIRTIRETAVDTSAFDQTCTPGYYNNEGGGGGEGIRTHLGEPYGPGFYAFGELLEKWRAQGDLDGLELGI
- a CDS encoding SDR family NAD(P)-dependent oxidoreductase, with translation MPELRFDDQVAVITGAGRGLGRAYARLLASRGANVVVNDPGGALTGDGTDAAPANEVVREIKSAGGEAIACTESVATPTGGAAIIAAAFERYGRLDILIHNAGIVRSRSLQQMSYEDFDAVLDVHLRGAFHVVRPAFPHMCAAGYGRIVLTSSIGGLYGNHGVANYAAAKAGVIGLSNVVALEGGAHNVKCNVIVPAAETRMAQGRDTSGYPPWGPELVAPAVGWLAHEACSISGEMLVAIAGRIARVAVAETPGVCRDSWSVETVGEQIDAIRDASTPVMFPVLPHGHADHIDYSFRMARRQTREGAPHG
- a CDS encoding aldehyde dehydrogenase family protein, whose amino-acid sequence is MREYLKFYIDGRWVDPVRPQPFDVENPATEQVSGRISLGSGDDVDAAVTAARRAFASWSQSSREERLELMQAILAEYQRRADDLAEAVTEEMGAPPSLAAGPQVQLGLGHLMTAIDVLKNFAFEEQHGATRVVKEPIGVCGLITPWNWPLNQIAVKVYPALATGCTMILKPSEVAPYSAYIFTEILDAAGVPAGVYNLVNGDGAGVGVALSSHPGIDMVSFTGSTRAGTDVAAKAAPTVKRVTQELGGKSPNIVLDDAEFENSVRAGVANMMLNTGQSCNAPSRMLVPKSRMAEAVAVARETAEQVKVGDPDDSRAIGPLASRAQFEKVQRLIQTGIDEGATLVTGGPGRPDGLTTGYYAKPTVFADVTNAMTIAREEIFGPVLCILGYDDIDQAVEIANDTDYGLAGYVSGADLDKARAVASRIRAGWVTINHAFDMNAPFGGYKCSGNGREWSEFGFHEYLETKAILGYASG
- a CDS encoding L,D-transpeptidase yields the protein MRRALRQAFVVAGIMIAATAVSVSPSLAASAPPQTAPGIASIQPANGAVVGVAHPIIVTFTAPVTNRAAVERTIKIISPSDAVGRFAWVDDNVVQWTPEQYWAPHTTVKVQVHGLTTGFETGDVVRAVASISAHTFTVSINDEVVRTMPASMGKPSRPTPIGSFTALSKERTVTFDSRTIGIPLSSPEGYLIQGQYAVRVTWSGVYVHSAPWSVDSQGYANVSHGCINLSPDNAAWYFDTVHIGDPIIVQA
- a CDS encoding DUF3303 domain-containing protein — translated: MKYLVQWNFLEPSLVRPAAQRFLKTGAKPPDGATQLGRWFGLNGKGCAVLEASDPKPVFELISEWQEYMQIEATPVLEDDDAGAIIGKLYG
- a CDS encoding acyltransferase family protein, with product MPALDGLRAIAVTLVLAGHGGIPGLGGGFIGVDIFFVLSGFLITSLLFDELARTGRIDLSGFWIRRARRLLPALVLMVLTVALGRDLLPQESVAELRDDAIAAFVWMANWRFVAEKTDYFTQGATPSPLRHTWSLGVEEQYYFVWPLVLIAVAVSLAMWARHYRLWATLSGVRLIVFVVAALGAVGSAAAAIAWSSNAPHDRVYFGTDTRAQALLAGAAASVLLVRDWPALTRGRSAVRAPWARWTARVLPVAGLAALVLAAHYATGSAREFRTGLLTGVAIAAVAVIAPVALDQRTAMARVLAWRPLVWLGAISYGIYLWHWPIFLVLNGERTGWSGWRLFAVRFLVTVTLAAASWWLVEQPIRRWRPVRVRLLPLAGATVGTAVVATVLIVPVGTTPHTGLESSLPPGVSEVAAVTPSPPVAAMPVRPVAQRNPNRPFTVSVFGDSIAWTLMHYLPATPGFHFVDHTIIGCSLVRGGPYRYLGQTLDQKPECEAWPGRWSAQIAADQPDVALLIIGRWETVDRVNEGRWTHIGDPAFDAYLAGELQRALDTLGTNGIRVAVTTVPYSRRGEKPDGTLYPEDQPERVDQWNTLLRRTIGKRPNVSILDLNRKLCPDGVYTAKVDGIQVRSDGVHLTPEGVQWLTPWLEESLR